The proteins below are encoded in one region of Ricinus communis isolate WT05 ecotype wild-type chromosome 6, ASM1957865v1, whole genome shotgun sequence:
- the LOC125370326 gene encoding protein disulfide isomerase-like 1-4, which translates to MASTARTLLLLFTSILLLLTIFCFLTPSHSSSLIHFHGLERVLAWLQYERNSSTGVESFTTEPHSSYQDLEPHYAAKDHHSLGDFPQPAAYNIVSQTLRNSHYSSETHSSNDEKYSSQENLEAPLILNILESNKEVQSFKVISSSKELHSNYNGTSVYFNESEAGTPETIQETQGVLEVNRDFGSSKIMADSVIVVNDNGVSLSPSYAQSDEISDTPNEKSDQSPVIPFKETELIALSKKNFSNFVTERKYVAVHFYLSWSNWSYVQALEYAAAATMLESKVVFAKVDASVEKELARAHKFVGCSTMYFFIDGVPSHTYRHCCKRDAVVSFLNEKMKGGVHNITKPSQARDILKTDSMIILALIDNLEGPDSEEFSAAPSKLGDTVIFYRTASKYIPTIFHIDPEVKRPALFMLRKDAETSIQFDGPFTRSAMADFVSENKFPLVTTFNGHNALSILKNKMQQLWLFANKNETEKVMPTFKEAADVFNGKMCTL; encoded by the exons ATGGCGTCAACAGCAAGAACCCTTTTACTTCTCTTCACTTCAATCCTTCTTCTATTGACCATCTTCTGTTTTCTGACTCCCTCCCACTCTTCATCTCTGATTCATTTTCATGGCCTTGAAAGGGTACTTGCATGGCTACAGTATGAAAGAAACAGCAGTACTGGTGTTGAATCTTTCACCACTGAGCCCCACAGCTCTTACCAGGATTTGGAACCTCACTATGCTGCAAAAGATCACCACAGTTTGGGAGATTTTCCACAACCTGCAGCCTACAATATTGTTTCTCAAACTCTTAGAAACTCTCACTACTCCAGTGAAACTCATTCTTCTAATGATGAAAAGTATTCTAGTCAAGAAAATTTGGAAGCACCACTAATACTTAATATCTTAGAGTCCAATAAAGAAGTTCAGAGTTTTAAGGTGATTTCAAGTAGTAAAGAATTACATTCAAACTATAATGGAACATCTGTCTACTTCAATGAAAGTGAGGCAGGCACACCAGAAACAATCCAAGAAACACAAGGAGTGCTTGAAGTCAATCGAGATTTTGGAAGTTCCAAGATCATGGCAGATTCTGTGATTGTAGTAAACGATAATGGTGTATCTCTCTCTCCCAGTTATGCCCAGAGTGATGAGATTAGTGACACTCCCAATGAAAAATCGGATCAATCTCCCGTTATACCTTTCAAAGAAACGGAACTCATAGCATTGAGCAAGAAGAATTTCAGCAACTTTGTGACAGAGAGAAAATATGTTGCAGTGCATTTCTATTTGTCATGGTCTAATTGGAGCTATGTTCAAGCTTTAGAATATGCAGCAGCTGCAACTATGTTGGAGAGCAAGGTGGTGTTTGCCAAAGTTGATGCTTCTGTGGAAAAGGAGTTGGCAAGGGCACATAAATTTGTGGGCTGCTCAACTATGTATTTCTTCATTGACGGAGTTCCCTCACATACTTATCGTCATTGTTGTAAAAG GGATGCTGTTGTGTCTTTCTTGAACGAGAAGATGAAAGGCGGTGTtcataatattacaaaaccaTCACAGGCACGAGACATACTGAAGACTGACTCTATGATAATTCTGGCTTTGATTGACAATCTAGAG GGTCCTGACAGTGAGGAGTTTTCTGCTGCTCCTTCAAAGTTGGGAGACACTGTAATCTTCTATCGAACAGCTAGTAAATATATTCCAACAATATTTCACATCGACCCAGAAGTCAAACGACCTGCATTGTTCATGCTGCGAAAGGATGCTGAAACATCCATCCAATTTG ATGGTCCTTTCACTAGATCGGCAATGGCAGACTTTGTATCCGAGAACAAATTTCCTTTAGTAACCACTTTCAATGGACACAATGCTCTATCCATTCTTAAGAATAAAATGCAACAG TTATGGCTTTTTGCCAACAAAAATGAAACAGAGAAGGTTATGCCCACATTCAAAGAGGCTGCAGATGTTTTTAATGGGAAG ATGTGTACACTGTAA